One part of the Acetoanaerobium sticklandii genome encodes these proteins:
- a CDS encoding sigma-54 interaction domain-containing protein, with protein MKSKFQQIVMQKILHHIQEGVHVIDKEGNTVVYNEAMARLEDMKEVDVIKKPLLEVFKGMKINESTLLTALNNKVDIINKKQTYLNKDGKEITTINTTMPLLNNKEVVGAIEIAKNITEIQEMSETILELQKEINTPNRRIKKIKKYTFENIYGKDLEFSASLSIARKAAKTTASVFIYGETGTGKELIAQSIHYEGPRKAMPFLAQNCAALPESLLEGILFGTSKGGFTGAIDRPGLFEQANGGTLLLDEINSMPYELQAKLLRVLQEGYIRRVGGMKDIPIDVRIIATTNEQPSLLVDKGILRKDLYYRLNIIPINVPPLRARKVDIVPLSERFIKKYNEIYEKEVWLISDKAKEKLINYSWPGNVRELENTIMAALSMIDDEHVINENNILLPETDNSFVGATAKQIDISKKNLNQILEEIEMSLIMDSLKRNSLNISKAANELGIKRQTLQHKIKKYKI; from the coding sequence ATGAAGAGCAAATTCCAGCAGATAGTTATGCAAAAAATTTTGCATCACATACAAGAAGGGGTACATGTAATAGATAAAGAGGGAAATACAGTAGTTTATAATGAAGCAATGGCTAGGCTTGAAGATATGAAAGAAGTAGATGTAATTAAAAAACCGTTGCTTGAAGTGTTTAAAGGAATGAAAATTAATGAAAGTACATTGCTTACTGCTCTGAACAATAAAGTTGACATTATAAATAAAAAGCAAACTTATTTAAATAAGGATGGTAAAGAAATTACTACAATTAATACAACTATGCCACTTCTTAATAATAAAGAGGTTGTAGGAGCGATTGAAATTGCTAAAAATATAACTGAAATTCAGGAAATGTCAGAAACTATACTTGAGCTTCAAAAAGAAATTAATACTCCAAACAGACGAATAAAGAAAATAAAAAAATATACATTTGAAAATATTTATGGCAAAGATTTAGAGTTTTCAGCCTCATTATCAATTGCTAGAAAGGCAGCAAAAACTACTGCATCTGTATTTATTTATGGAGAAACAGGAACTGGAAAAGAGCTAATTGCTCAAAGTATTCATTATGAGGGACCAAGAAAGGCTATGCCATTTTTGGCACAAAACTGCGCAGCTCTTCCTGAGTCTCTACTAGAAGGAATTCTTTTTGGAACCTCTAAGGGCGGATTTACTGGCGCAATAGATAGGCCAGGATTATTTGAACAAGCAAATGGAGGGACTTTGCTATTAGATGAAATCAATTCCATGCCATATGAGCTTCAAGCTAAATTACTTAGAGTGCTACAAGAAGGATACATAAGACGTGTAGGTGGAATGAAAGATATTCCTATCGATGTGAGAATAATTGCTACCACAAACGAACAGCCATCATTACTTGTAGATAAAGGAATACTCAGAAAAGATTTATATTATAGATTGAATATTATCCCCATTAATGTGCCACCACTAAGAGCTAGAAAAGTGGATATTGTTCCACTTAGTGAGAGATTTATAAAAAAATACAATGAAATATATGAGAAAGAAGTATGGCTTATATCTGATAAGGCAAAGGAAAAATTAATCAACTATTCATGGCCTGGCAATGTAAGGGAATTAGAAAATACCATAATGGCAGCACTATCTATGATTGATGATGAACATGTTATAAACGAAAACAATATTTTGCTACCTGAAACTGACAATAGTTTTGTAGGAGCTACTGCAAAACAAATTGATATATCTAAGAAAAATTTAAATCAAATTCTAGAGGAAATAGAAATGAGCTTAATAATGGATTCATTAAAGAGAAATTCTTTAAATATAAGCAAAGCTGCTAATGAACTAGGGATAAAACGACAAACCTTACAGCATAAAATTAAAAAATATAAAATTTAG
- the glyA gene encoding serine hydroxymethyltransferase — MNFENLKKFDPEVYETLKTELERQRTNIELIASENIVSEAVMEAMGSYFTNKYAEGYPGKRYYGGCEHVDVMENYAIDRLKELFGAEHANVQPHSGSQANMGVYFAFLKPGDKVMGMNLSQGGHLTHGSPVNISGQYFDFTEYGVAKEDGMIDFDEVRRLAHEIKPKMIVAGASAYPREIDFKKFKEISDEVGAYLMVDMAHIAGLVAAGIHNNPCEVADFVTSTTHKTLRGPRGGVILCKKEYATKIDKAIFPGIQGGPLEHVIAAKAVCFKEALSPEFKEYQKKVVKNAKALSDALIKRGFDIVSGGTDNHIVLLDLRSKNVTGKDAEKLLDEAHITVNKNSIPFDPANFLITSGVRLGTPAVTTRGMNEEDMETIAEIIEVVLGQKDIEKAKQMSRALTDKYPLYKDAVL, encoded by the coding sequence ATGAATTTTGAAAATTTAAAGAAGTTTGATCCAGAAGTCTATGAAACTTTAAAAACGGAATTAGAAAGACAAAGAACTAATATTGAATTGATTGCTTCGGAAAATATCGTGAGTGAAGCAGTTATGGAAGCTATGGGAAGCTATTTTACTAATAAATATGCAGAAGGCTATCCTGGAAAAAGATACTATGGTGGTTGCGAGCACGTAGATGTAATGGAAAATTATGCAATAGATAGATTGAAAGAATTATTTGGAGCAGAGCATGCTAATGTTCAGCCTCACTCTGGTTCACAAGCAAACATGGGTGTGTATTTTGCATTCTTAAAGCCAGGAGATAAGGTTATGGGTATGAATCTATCTCAGGGAGGTCATTTAACTCATGGATCTCCAGTTAATATATCTGGACAGTATTTTGATTTTACTGAGTACGGTGTAGCCAAAGAAGATGGCATGATTGATTTTGATGAAGTGAGAAGATTAGCACATGAAATTAAGCCTAAAATGATTGTTGCTGGGGCGAGTGCGTACCCAAGAGAAATTGATTTTAAAAAATTCAAAGAAATTTCAGATGAAGTGGGAGCATATCTAATGGTAGACATGGCTCATATTGCTGGTCTTGTTGCTGCAGGTATTCATAATAATCCTTGCGAGGTTGCAGATTTTGTAACTAGTACTACACATAAAACTTTGAGAGGTCCACGTGGTGGAGTAATTTTGTGTAAGAAAGAATATGCTACTAAGATTGATAAAGCTATTTTCCCTGGAATTCAAGGTGGTCCTCTAGAGCATGTAATTGCAGCTAAAGCAGTTTGCTTTAAAGAGGCACTTAGCCCAGAGTTTAAGGAATATCAAAAGAAAGTAGTTAAAAATGCAAAAGCTCTTTCAGATGCATTAATTAAAAGAGGATTTGATATAGTTAGTGGTGGAACTGATAATCATATAGTACTTCTTGATTTAAGAAGTAAAAATGTTACTGGTAAAGATGCTGAAAAATTATTAGATGAAGCACATATAACTGTAAATAAAAATTCTATTCCGTTCGACCCAGCTAATTTCTTAATAACTAGTGGTGTAAGACTTGGAACACCAGCTGTTACTACAAGAGGTATGAATGAAGAGGATATGGAAACTATTGCAGAAATAATTGAAGTAGTATTAGGTCAAAAGGATATCGAAAAAGCAAAACAAATGTCTAGAGCTCTGACTGATAAGTATCCTTTATACAAAGATGCAGTATTATAA
- a CDS encoding threonine/serine ThrE exporter family protein, whose product MTQLNDMQKKQILRLALYAGEIMLKNGAETYRVEDTITRICKSKKLKHISAFVTPTVIIVSDDRFDGYSFIKRIKFRNTDLNKVAMINDFSREFILDDLDIWEGIKELKKIDKAPSYKTLTKMIWAGLASGMFALIFGGKISDFIVAFFISMIAMISFEKLERLSETSFLANAAASFIIGILAIVVRKIGFGHSLDMVIVGSIMPLLPGVALTNGIRDFISGDLISGVSRVSEALLTAIAIAVGIGSALKLLIMLGGVI is encoded by the coding sequence ATGACTCAACTAAATGACATGCAAAAAAAACAAATTTTAAGATTAGCATTATATGCTGGCGAAATCATGCTTAAAAATGGAGCTGAAACCTATAGAGTGGAAGATACGATTACAAGAATCTGTAAATCAAAAAAACTTAAGCATATAAGTGCTTTTGTTACGCCTACCGTAATTATCGTATCTGATGATAGATTTGATGGATACAGCTTTATTAAAAGAATTAAATTTAGAAATACTGATTTGAATAAAGTGGCTATGATAAATGACTTTTCAAGAGAATTTATATTAGATGATTTAGATATATGGGAAGGCATTAAGGAATTAAAAAAAATAGACAAAGCTCCCTCATATAAAACTCTTACTAAAATGATTTGGGCAGGTCTAGCTTCGGGAATGTTCGCGCTTATTTTTGGCGGTAAAATCAGCGATTTTATAGTAGCATTTTTCATATCTATGATTGCCATGATTAGCTTTGAAAAATTAGAGCGACTTTCAGAAACATCATTTTTAGCAAACGCTGCTGCTAGCTTCATTATAGGAATTCTTGCAATAGTAGTTAGAAAGATAGGGTTTGGTCACAGTCTTGACATGGTTATAGTTGGCTCTATAATGCCTCTTCTTCCAGGCGTTGCCTTAACCAATGGTATACGTGATTTCATATCTGGTGATCTTATTTCTGGTGTATCTAGAGTATCTGAAGCATTGCTTACAGCCATTGCTATTGCTGTAGGAATAGGTAGCGCTCTTAAACTGCTGATAATGCTTGGGGGTGTAATCTAA
- a CDS encoding threonine/serine exporter family protein encodes MSLILHFIYSFFATVGFAVVFNTPKKSLIYGGLCGGTGWTVYTALQSLISPAPANLIAAISVAALGELFARINKNPVTAFVIPGIIPLVPGYGIYSTMLNLLQNNLEQGLSLGLNTIFNSGAIAIGVILVSSIAKILKRKNTKKPMTLPRI; translated from the coding sequence ATGTCACTAATACTACATTTTATATATTCTTTTTTTGCTACAGTTGGTTTTGCTGTTGTTTTTAATACTCCAAAGAAATCCCTTATTTACGGTGGTCTTTGTGGCGGTACTGGTTGGACTGTTTATACGGCTCTTCAATCATTAATTTCACCAGCTCCCGCAAACTTAATTGCTGCAATTTCTGTTGCTGCGTTAGGAGAGCTATTTGCTCGAATAAATAAAAACCCTGTTACTGCATTTGTCATACCTGGAATAATACCATTGGTTCCAGGATACGGTATATATAGTACAATGCTCAATTTGCTTCAAAATAATTTAGAGCAAGGATTGTCTCTAGGTCTAAATACTATTTTCAATTCAGGAGCTATAGCAATAGGAGTAATTCTAGTTTCTTCAATAGCAAAAATCTTGAAAAGAAAAAATACAAAAAAGCCAATGACCTTGCCAAGAATTTAG
- a CDS encoding SoxR reducing system RseC family protein, with protein sequence MREVGLVVNVEANNAYVQIDRKTACESCKACGLGTSDEKSIIVQAINNIKAQKGDIVELDLESPDVLLAAFIIYGIPLLALILGIFVSYVVMKAINYNSEILMLLTGVVFMIISFIVIRLYEPKLKESKKFSSTVVEIKGKSLI encoded by the coding sequence GGTTTAGTGGTTAATGTAGAAGCTAACAACGCATATGTACAAATTGATAGAAAAACAGCTTGCGAAAGCTGTAAAGCATGTGGTTTGGGTACTAGTGATGAAAAATCAATTATAGTCCAAGCAATAAATAATATAAAAGCTCAAAAAGGAGATATAGTTGAACTTGATTTAGAATCTCCAGATGTTCTTCTAGCGGCATTTATTATTTATGGAATACCACTACTTGCACTTATTTTAGGGATATTTGTTTCATATGTTGTAATGAAAGCTATTAACTATAATTCTGAGATATTAATGCTACTAACTGGAGTAGTATTTATGATAATTTCTTTTATAGTAATTAGACTATATGAGCCAAAACTAAAAGAATCTAAAAAATTTAGTTCAACTGTAGTAGAAATTAAAGGTAAATCGTTAATATAA